A region of Rhodanobacteraceae bacterium DNA encodes the following proteins:
- a CDS encoding Prolyl-tRNA synthetase, bacterial type, whose amino-acid sequence MRLSKFHLATTREAPADAEIVSHKLMLRAGMIRKLASGIYTWSPLGLRVLRKVEAVVREEMNRAGAIEMLMPTIQPQELWEETGRWQKFGPQLLKIRDRKEAEYCYAPTAEEVVTDFARNELRSYKQLPLNLYQIQTKFRDEIRPRFGVMRAREFLMKDAYSFHLTPEDLDREYHNMHDAYARVFTRLGLKFRAVQADSGAIGGNASQEFHVLADSGEDALAFSTESDYAANVERAEALAPAAPRPAPAQGLQRVDTPTQKTIEEVGAFLKVVPAQCIKTLIVRGNDGLVALCLRGDHELNEVKAAKLPELPGESVLADEAEIVKQVGCVPGFFGPVGLPANIPVIVDRSAVVVADFVCGGNAEGTHYTGANWERDARITRVEDLRKVVAGDPSPDGKGTLGIARGIEVGHVFQLGNKYSEALGATVLDDAGQNRVLEMGCYGIGISRIVAAAIEQNHDDAGIIWPEPMAPWRAVVCLINPKNNPAVNAAAESLYQELNARGIETALDDRGLRSGAMFADLELIGIPHRIVVSERGIAAGTFEYRGRRDSESRNLDRDALLAIFAPLQ is encoded by the coding sequence ATGCGCCTGTCGAAATTCCACCTCGCCACCACCCGCGAGGCGCCCGCCGACGCCGAGATCGTCAGCCACAAGTTGATGCTGCGCGCGGGGATGATCCGCAAGCTCGCATCGGGCATCTACACGTGGTCGCCGCTGGGCCTGCGCGTGTTGCGCAAGGTCGAGGCCGTGGTGCGCGAGGAAATGAACCGTGCCGGCGCCATCGAGATGCTGATGCCCACGATCCAGCCGCAGGAACTGTGGGAGGAAACCGGCCGCTGGCAGAAATTCGGCCCACAGTTGCTGAAGATCAGGGACCGCAAGGAAGCCGAATATTGCTACGCGCCCACTGCCGAGGAAGTGGTCACCGATTTCGCGCGCAACGAATTGCGCAGCTACAAGCAATTGCCGCTGAACCTGTACCAGATCCAGACCAAGTTCCGCGATGAAATCCGCCCGCGTTTCGGGGTAATGCGCGCGCGCGAATTCCTGATGAAGGATGCGTATTCGTTCCACCTCACGCCCGAGGATCTGGATCGCGAATACCACAACATGCACGACGCCTATGCGCGCGTCTTCACCCGGCTGGGCTTGAAGTTCCGCGCGGTGCAGGCGGATTCCGGCGCGATCGGCGGCAATGCCTCGCAGGAATTCCACGTGCTGGCCGATTCCGGCGAGGACGCGCTGGCGTTTTCCACCGAATCCGATTACGCCGCCAACGTGGAACGCGCCGAAGCGCTGGCGCCCGCGGCGCCCCGCCCCGCGCCCGCGCAAGGGCTGCAACGCGTCGATACGCCCACGCAGAAAACCATCGAGGAAGTCGGCGCGTTCCTGAAAGTGGTGCCCGCGCAATGCATCAAGACCCTGATCGTGCGCGGCAACGACGGCCTGGTCGCGCTGTGCTTGCGCGGCGACCACGAATTGAACGAAGTGAAGGCCGCGAAATTGCCCGAACTGCCGGGCGAATCGGTGCTGGCCGACGAAGCGGAGATCGTGAAGCAGGTCGGTTGCGTGCCGGGCTTTTTCGGACCCGTGGGCCTGCCCGCCAATATTCCAGTGATCGTCGATCGCAGCGCCGTGGTGGTCGCGGATTTCGTCTGCGGCGGCAACGCCGAAGGCACCCATTACACCGGCGCGAACTGGGAACGCGATGCGCGCATCACCCGCGTCGAAGACCTGCGCAAGGTGGTCGCGGGCGATCCCTCGCCGGACGGCAAGGGCACGCTCGGCATCGCGCGCGGCATCGAGGTCGGGCATGTGTTCCAACTGGGCAACAAGTATTCCGAGGCGCTGGGCGCGACCGTGCTCGACGACGCCGGCCAGAACCGCGTGCTGGAAATGGGTTGCTACGGCATCGGCATCTCGCGGATCGTGGCGGCCGCAATCGAACAGAACCACGACGACGCGGGCATCATCTGGCCAGAACCGATGGCGCCGTGGCGCGCGGTGGTTTGCCTGATCAATCCGAAAAACAATCCGGCCGTGAATGCGGCCGCCGAATCGCTGTATCAGGAACTGAATGCGCGCGGCATCGAAACCGCATTGGACGATCGCGGCCTGCGTTCCGGCGCGATGTTTGCCGACCTCGAATTGATCGGTATTCCGCACCGGATCGTGGTCAGCGAACGCGGCATCGCGGCCGGCACCTTCGAATATCGCGGCCGACGCGACAGCGAAAGCCGCAACCTCGATCGTGACGCATTGCTGGCGATATTCGCCCCGCTTCAATGA
- a CDS encoding Putative activity regulator of membrane protease YbbK — MWGVPLHYWWWVLALILIAGEVLAPGFFMLWIGIAAAVMGVVTWAVPGLGVLAQAVLFVILAFISCFAYWRFIRQRLARGDDPVARTLSRRGEQMIGQRYVLAEAIVNGRGKARVGDGQWLVAGPDLPAGSEVEVVGVDGSLLKVRAVAP, encoded by the coding sequence ATGTGGGGCGTACCGTTGCATTACTGGTGGTGGGTGCTGGCGCTGATCCTGATCGCGGGCGAGGTGCTGGCGCCGGGCTTCTTCATGCTGTGGATCGGCATCGCCGCGGCCGTGATGGGCGTCGTCACCTGGGCGGTTCCGGGGCTCGGCGTGCTGGCGCAGGCGGTGCTGTTCGTGATCCTCGCGTTCATCTCGTGCTTCGCGTACTGGAGATTCATTCGCCAGCGCCTTGCACGCGGCGACGATCCGGTTGCGCGCACGCTGAGCCGCCGCGGCGAGCAGATGATCGGCCAGCGCTACGTGCTGGCCGAAGCCATCGTCAACGGCCGCGGCAAGGCGCGGGTCGGCGACGGCCAATGGCTGGTGGCTGGCCCTGATCTGCCGGCGGGTTCGGAAGTCGAAGTGGTCGGCGTCGATGGTTCGCTGCTGAAGGTGCGCGCGGTGGCGCCGTGA